Genomic segment of Candidatus Schekmanbacteria bacterium:
TTCTTTAACATTGCTTCTCCTTCATTTTCAACATCATTTCCTACATTAAAAGATAAAACAACAATGTATAAAAAAATCGATTGTCATTTATGAAAATTCTTCAAAAATTCTTCGATTCTTTTAATTCCTTTTTCTATATTTTGAATAGAATTAGAATAAGAAAAACGAATATATCCTTCCCCATTTGTGCCAAAATCTATGCCGGGTGTTACTGCGACTCCTGCTTTCTCAAGAAGTTTAAATGCAAAATCGTATGAATTAGAAGCAAATTTTTTCGCATTTGCAAAAACATAGAAAGCTCCAGTGGGCTCATTTTTAATACCAAAGCCAAGTTTCTTTAATGCATCGATAATGAATATTCTCCTCATATTGAAAACTCGCACCATCTTCTTTATTTCCTCATCTGCTTCTCTTAATGCTGCAATTGCTGCTCTTTGAGCAAAAGCAGATGCCGAAATAAAAAGGTTTTGTTGAAGCTTCTGCATAGGTCTTATAAATTTTTTTGGTGCAATAACATAACCCAATCGCCACCCTGTCATAGCATACAACTTTGAAAATCCATTGAGGACAAAGGCGTTATCTGTTATTTCGAGGATACTATGCTCTTTCCCTTCATAAACAAGCCCATGATATATTTCATCAGAAATAACATAGGGTCCCAATGAAGCTATACTGCTCAATGTATCA
This window contains:
- a CDS encoding pyridoxal phosphate-dependent aminotransferase produces the protein MKIAERIESITPFIVMDVLDRAKQLEKEGREIVHLEVGEPDFDTPSIIMETGIDSIRRGDTHYTHSLGLIELREAISEHYQRKYNVEISPDQIIVTSGTSPAMLLIFGALLNPGDNVLMSNPYYPCYPNFVKFVGGNPLFFPIYEENGFRPDIADMKKRIDSQTKSIIVNSPANPTGIVLDFDTLSSIASLGPYVISDEIYHGLVYEGKEHSILEITDNAFVLNGFSKLYAMTGWRLGYVIAPKKFIRPMQKLQQNLFISASAFAQRAAIAALREADEEIKKMVRVFNMRRIFIIDALKKLGFGIKNEPTGAFYVFANAKKFASNSYDFAFKLLEKAGVAVTPGIDFGTNGEGYIRFSYSNSIQNIEKGIKRIEEFLKNFHK